The following coding sequences are from one Desulfosporosinus orientis DSM 765 window:
- the mtgA gene encoding [methyl-Co(III) glycine betaine-specific corrinoid protein]--tetrahydrofolate methyltransferase MtgA has translation MLKYDTEQHVYDINGVKVGGQPGQYPTVLIGSIFYRGHKIVKDGMKGIFDEDEAKALLDREAELSAETGNPFILDVLGESVEALVKYVEFVMKHSQAPFLLDSISPAVRMGALKELGKDPEIQKRLIYNSIEEHFSEEELAAIKDSGIKTAVILAFSKKALKPKARIKLLKGDGEKEGLIDVAKRAGIEQFLIDPGVLDVASASWTSEAIHIVNQEFGYPGGCAPSNAVYLWKKMRSKGTPFFEVAGASVFTYPVTQGASFILYGPMVNAPWVYRSMATTDAMMGYNFKLTGAKFGTSEHPLLKIF, from the coding sequence ATGCTTAAGTATGATACAGAACAACATGTTTATGATATCAATGGGGTGAAAGTAGGCGGACAGCCGGGACAATATCCTACGGTTTTGATTGGCAGCATTTTTTACCGAGGCCATAAAATTGTCAAGGATGGAATGAAGGGTATATTCGATGAAGATGAAGCTAAAGCTCTGCTGGATCGAGAAGCTGAGTTGAGCGCTGAGACCGGCAATCCTTTTATTCTTGACGTCTTAGGGGAATCTGTTGAAGCTTTAGTAAAGTATGTGGAATTTGTTATGAAACACTCTCAGGCTCCGTTTTTATTAGACAGCATCAGTCCTGCAGTTCGGATGGGCGCTCTGAAAGAACTTGGTAAGGATCCGGAAATTCAGAAAAGATTAATTTATAACTCCATTGAAGAACATTTCTCTGAAGAAGAGTTAGCGGCTATCAAAGATAGTGGCATCAAAACAGCTGTTATCTTGGCGTTTAGTAAAAAGGCTCTAAAACCAAAAGCTAGAATCAAGCTTTTAAAGGGTGATGGGGAAAAAGAAGGTTTAATTGATGTTGCCAAGCGAGCAGGGATTGAACAGTTCCTTATTGACCCAGGTGTCTTGGATGTAGCTAGTGCCAGCTGGACCAGTGAAGCCATCCATATAGTGAATCAAGAATTTGGTTATCCAGGAGGATGTGCTCCTTCCAATGCTGTTTATTTGTGGAAAAAGATGCGCTCCAAAGGAACTCCATTTTTCGAAGTAGCTGGGGCATCCGTCTTTACCTATCCGGTAACTCAAGGCGCCAGCTTTATCCTCTACGGACCTATGGTCAATGCACCTTGGGTATATAGGTCCATGGCAACTACAGATGCTATGATGGGTTATAATTTTAAACTCACCGGTGCTAAGTTTGGAACGTCTGAGCATCCTTTGCTAAAGATTTTTTAG
- a CDS encoding glycine betaine uptake BCCT transporter, translated as MSNKKGFLGNIDRHIFFISAMIMVVFVCWTLIQPKEASLTFDSVQTFITKNFGWSYLLGVSFFLLFALFIAASKFGTIILGKDGEKPEYSTLSWFAMLFAAGMGIGLVFWGVAEPMTHYAKPPYGQPSSIESAQIAMRYTFFHWGLHPWSVFAVVGLAMAYFQFRKGLPALVSSTLYPLLGEKGIKGWIGKLVDILSVFATIFGVATSLGLGAMQIGTGLSYAYGIPTNTTTTVVIILIITVLFITSAVTGIERGIKFLSNTNILLLFLILTFMLFVGPSRFILNGFTETIGSYAQNIIQMSFWADAYETNPGWVGGWTIFYWAWWVAWGPFVGAFIARISRGRSVREFILGVVIAPTLMSFIWVGVMGNSSLYVDVIEHGGIAAQVAKDISTAIFVMFQYYPLSGVLTTLTTLIIAVFFITSADSATFVMAMFTSGGELNPTAGLKITWGLIESAAAIALMIAGGLSALQTASITAAFPFMFVMFAMTAALVKAFREELK; from the coding sequence ATGAGCAACAAAAAAGGTTTTCTTGGCAACATTGATCGACACATTTTCTTTATTTCAGCAATGATCATGGTTGTATTTGTCTGTTGGACACTAATTCAGCCTAAAGAGGCAAGCTTAACCTTCGACTCAGTACAAACCTTTATAACCAAGAATTTCGGCTGGAGTTATTTATTAGGCGTATCATTTTTTCTACTATTTGCCTTGTTTATTGCTGCCAGTAAATTTGGAACGATTATCTTAGGCAAGGATGGGGAAAAGCCTGAGTATAGCACTTTAAGTTGGTTTGCCATGCTCTTTGCAGCAGGAATGGGAATCGGATTGGTCTTTTGGGGAGTAGCCGAACCAATGACTCACTATGCTAAGCCCCCTTATGGACAACCGTCAAGTATTGAATCGGCCCAAATAGCCATGCGCTATACCTTTTTCCATTGGGGTCTCCATCCTTGGAGTGTTTTTGCAGTGGTAGGCTTGGCTATGGCCTATTTTCAGTTTCGTAAAGGACTGCCGGCTTTAGTGAGTTCCACTCTTTATCCGCTACTGGGTGAAAAGGGGATTAAGGGGTGGATTGGCAAGTTGGTAGATATTTTATCCGTGTTTGCAACTATATTTGGGGTGGCAACATCATTAGGCTTAGGGGCTATGCAGATCGGTACAGGTTTAAGTTATGCTTATGGAATACCCACCAATACTACAACAACAGTGGTCATTATCCTCATAATTACTGTGTTATTTATAACGTCGGCAGTAACCGGGATTGAGAGGGGAATTAAATTTCTCAGCAATACTAATATATTGCTTCTTTTTCTTATTTTAACTTTTATGTTATTTGTTGGTCCGAGTAGGTTTATTCTAAATGGATTTACTGAAACAATCGGATCCTATGCACAAAATATCATTCAGATGAGTTTCTGGGCTGATGCTTATGAGACGAATCCAGGCTGGGTTGGGGGATGGACAATCTTTTACTGGGCTTGGTGGGTCGCTTGGGGTCCATTTGTTGGTGCCTTTATTGCTCGGATTTCCCGAGGGAGATCTGTAAGAGAGTTTATCTTAGGTGTTGTCATTGCACCGACGCTAATGAGTTTTATATGGGTCGGTGTCATGGGAAACAGCTCTCTGTATGTGGATGTTATTGAGCACGGGGGTATTGCAGCTCAAGTAGCTAAGGATATTAGCACAGCTATTTTTGTGATGTTTCAGTACTACCCGTTGTCAGGTGTTTTGACAACCCTGACTACCCTGATTATAGCCGTCTTTTTTATTACTTCTGCGGATTCGGCGACATTTGTCATGGCTATGTTCACTTCCGGAGGGGAGTTAAATCCTACGGCCGGCCTAAAAATTACTTGGGGTCTGATAGAAAGTGCAGCAGCCATTGCGTTGATGATCGCCGGAGGACTCAGTGCATTGCAGACAGCCTCTATTACTGCAGCCTTTCCCTTCATGTTTGTCATGTTTGCTATGACGGCGGCTCTTGTCAAGGCTTTTAGAGAAGAGTTGAAATAG